In Brachypodium distachyon strain Bd21 chromosome 2, Brachypodium_distachyon_v3.0, whole genome shotgun sequence, one genomic interval encodes:
- the LOC100821595 gene encoding eukaryotic translation initiation factor 3 subunit L encodes MASAYDREDGTAPPSHGGGAADAYDPNYVPDSVKTFVVHLYRHIRDKNVYEIHQMYEGGFQRLSERLFRDTPWPSAEAVAPYCDGDHVFLLLYRELWYRHAYARLSPLTASHRSESWNNYCDLFSVVLHGVVNMQLPNQWLWDMVDEFVYQFQSFCQYRAKLKNKTDDELQQLKQFDKAWNVYGVLNYLQALVEKSMIAQILEREKEGLEQFTATDGYDYEGGSNVLKVLGYYSMIGLLRIHCLLGDYHTALKCLAPINLNQQGVYTIVIGSHISTIYHFGFANLMMRRYVDATREFNKILLYILKYKQYHQKSPQYDQILKKNEQMYALLAICLSLCPQNKLIDENVSTQLKEKYNDKMTKMQRFDDEAYSAYDELFSYACPKFITPSPPVLDQPLTNYNQDAYRLQLKLFLYEVKQQQLLSGIRSYLKLYSAITISKLAQYMEMDEATLRSILLTYKHKMHAVDSNGKIVSSADFDFYINEDIIHVVESKPTKRHGDYFLRQILKFEETIAELEKVQLD; translated from the exons ATGGCGTCCGCCTACGACAGGGAAGACggcaccgcgccgccgtcgcacggtggcggcgcggccgaCGCGTACGACCCCAACTACGTCCCGGACTCGGTGAAGACCTTCGTCGTGCACCTCTACCGCCACATCCGCGACAAGAACGTCTACGAGATCCACCAGATGTACGAGGGCGGCTTCCAGCGCCTCTCGGAGCGCCTCTTCCGCGACACGCCCTGGCCCTCGGCGGAGGCCGTGGCGCCCTACTGCGACGGCGAccacgtcttcctcctcctctaccgCGAGCTCTGGTACCGCCACGCCTACGCGCGCCTCTCCCCGCTCACCGCCAGCCACCGCTCCGAGTCGTGGAACAACTACTGCGACCTCTTCagcgtcgtcctccacggcgtcGTCAACATGCAGCTGCCCAACCAGTGGCTCTGGGACATGGTCGACGAGTTCGTCTACCAGTTCCAAAGTTTCTGCCAGTACCGGGCCAAGCTCAAGAACAAGACGGACGACGAGCTCCAGCAGCTCAAGCAGTTCGACAAG GCGTGGAATGTTTACGGGGTGCTCAATTACCTGCAAGCGCTTGTGGAGAAGTCTATGATCGCGCAGATCctggagagggagaaggagggTCTGGAGCAGTTCACTGCCACTGACGGGTATGACTACGAGGGTGGGAGCAATGTGCTCAAGGTGCTGGGGTACTACAGCATGATTGGACTGCTCAGGATACACTGCCTTCTTGGGGATTACCACACTGCCCTGAAGTGTTTGGCACCGATCAACCTTAACCAGCAGGGGGTCTACACCATTGTGATTGGGAGTCACATCTCAACCATCTATCACTTTGGTTTCGCAAACCTTATGATGCGCAG GTATGTTGATGCCACACGGGAATTTAACAAAATTCTGCTTTATATTCTGAAGTATAAGCAGTACCATCAGAAATCTCCTCAGTATGACCAAATTCTGAAGAAAAATGAGCAGATGTATGCACTGTTGGCAATTTGTCTCTCTTTATGCCCGCAGAACAAACTCATAGATGAAAATGTTAGCACCCAGCTGAAAGAAAAGTACAATGACAAAATGACAAAGATGCAGAGGTTTGATGATGAAGCCTATTCTGCTTATGATGAACTGTTTTCTTATGCCTGCCCTAAGTTCATTACCCCCTCACCTCCAGTTCTCGACCAGCCGCTTACCAACTATAACCAG GATGCCTACCGTCTTCAATTGAAGTTGTTCCTTTATGAGGTGAAGCAACAACAGCTGCTTTCTGGGATCCGGAGTTATCTAAAATTGTATTCAGCAATAACCATTTCCAAACTTGCCCAATACATGGAAATGGATGAGGCAACACTTAG GTCTATCCTCTTGACATACAAGCACAAGATGCATGCTGTTGACAGTAATGGAAAAATTGTATCCAGTGCAGACTTCGATTTCTACATTAATGAG GACATTATTCATGTTGTGGAGTCGAAACCAACCAAACGCCACGGTGATTACTTTTTGAGACAGATTTTGAAG TTTGAAGAAACGATTGCTGAATTGGAAAAGGTACAGCTTGACTGA
- the LOC100821912 gene encoding TOM1-like protein 9 isoform X2, with the protein MAGSMVDRATSDMLIGPDWAKNMEICDICNRDPGQSKDVVKALRKRIVHKNPKVQLLALTLLETAIKNCGDIFQMHVAERDVLHEMVKMVKKKSDPRVKEKILVLIDTWQEALGGPRARYPQYYAAYHELVRAGAQFPKRTERPAPLFNGQSQAANSMRSPDQRDEAESSAGNDFPALNTTEIQNARGIMDVLAEMLNALDPGNREGLRQEVIVELVDQCRTYKQRVVQLVNTASDEELLSQGLALNDDLQRVLAKHDAIAAGIAVRVEKKPKSLQALVDTEDSANQDSKKEQALVDIDDPTSQDSKTEPNQSTSDQSPFEQLALPAPPMSNGSATHPPKPDSGIDLLSWDDTPSTAENSLALVPVTDPLADSTSNQNALAIVDIFSQTSTATSSAKPLDPFGLNSSPALQGSQPYNIPTQQPLQSQQPPQQAALYPNGGAVNPGTSYDHASQFNHTNSGWNGQAANHATPPPQQMNYDDQSGSLPPPPWEAQSVPSNEMSNGQLGGMQSLPTSQPGSVQPLQPQNNHMGGLQTQPMYNNQPGAMLPQTMQSSQTIGAQMQPGYGNQFGHQPQHSMPMPGTQFGGMPHQQMYGGQMAAAAYAAYGYMQQPGAQYYNQGRPYGYPGTNDLSQNMYGLSMQDSSHMGMNSSYQTTPSSSSMGQPIRPSRPEDKLFGDLLSIAKTKQNRAS; encoded by the exons atggctGGCTCCATGGTGGACCGGGCCACCAGCGACATGCTCATCGGCCCCGACTGGGCCAAGAACATGGAGATCTGCGACATCTGCAACCGCGACCCCGG GCAATCAAAAGATGTTGTGAAGGCTCTCAGGAAAAGGATTGTGCACAAAAATCCGAAAGTTCAGCTTCTTGCGCTAACT CTGTTGGAAACTGCAATCAAGAACTGTGGGGATATATTCCAAATGCATGTTGCAGAGAGAGATGTGTTGCATGAGATGGTGAAGATGGTAAAGAAAAAG TCTGATCCACGTGTGAAAGAGAAGATTTTGGTTCTCATAGATACATGGCAAGAAGCTTTGGGTGGACCACGTGCAAGATATCCACAATACTATGCAGCTTACCATGAGTTGGTG CGTGCTGGAGCTCAATTCCCCAAGAGAACTGAGAGACCCGCACCACTGTTTAATGGGCAGTCTCAAGCAGCAAATAGTATGCGTAGTCCTGATCAACGGGATGAAGCTGAGTCTTCTGCTGGAAATGACTTCCCTGCTCTGAA TACGACAGAGATTCAGAATGCTCGTGGTATCATGGATGTACTAGCAGAGATGCTGAATGCTCTAGACCCTGGAAACAGAGAG GGACTAAGGCAAGAGGTAATTGTGGAGCTTGTTGATCAATGCCGCACTTACAAGCAGAGAGTGGTACAGCTGGTTAATACTGCCTC GGATGAGGAACTTTTATCACAGGGTCTTGCATTGAATGATGATTTGCAGCGTGTTCTAGCAAAACATGACGCGATTGCTGCAGGCATTGCGGTTAGAGTGGAGAAAAAACCAAAGTCTCTACAGGCGCTTGTAGATACTGAGGATTCTGCAAATCAAGACTCTAAGAAAGAGCAGGCACTAGTAGATATTGATGATCCCACAAGCCAAGATTCTAAAACAGAGCCTAATCAAAG TACAAGTGACCAGTCTCCATTTGAGCAACTAGCGCTTCCAGCACCGCCGATGTCGAATGGTTCAGCAACCCACCCCCCAAAACCTGATTCTGGCATTGATCTTCTTAGCTGGGATGATACACCATCTACAGCAGAAAATTCTTTGGCTCTTGTCCCAGTCACTGATCCACTGGCTGACTCTACTTCAAATCAAAATGCACTGGCAATCGTGGATATATTTTCTCAAACCAGTACCGCTACTAGCAGTGCCAAACCACTTGACCCCTTCGGTCTCAATTCAAGTCCCGCTCTTCAGGGATCACAGCCATACAACATTCCAACTCAGCAGCCTTTACAATCACAACAGCCTCCTCAGCAGGCGGCGCTCTATCCTAATGGGGGTGCTGTAAACCCTGGAACATCTTATGATCATGCATCCCAGTTTAATCACACGAATTCTGGATGGAATGGTCAAGCTGCTAACCATGCCACACCCCCACCTCAGCAAATGAATTATG ATGACCAAAGTGGATCccttccgccgcctccatgggaAGCTCAGTCCGTACCAAGCAATGAAATGTCCAATGGCCAATTGGGAGGTATGCAATCACTGCCAACAAGCCAGCCAGGTAGCGTGCAGCCACTACAACCGCAGAACAACCATATGGGAGGTCTACAAACCCAGCCGATGTATAACAACCAACCGGGTGCTATGCTACCTCAGACAATGCAATCCAGCCAAACTATTGGAGCACAGATGCAGCCAGGTTATGGGAACCAGTTTGGACATCAGCCACAACATTCCATGCCCATGCCAG GCACACAGTTTGGAGGAATGCCACATCAGCAAATGTATGGTGGtcagatggcggcggcggcatacGCGGCATACGGTTATATGCAGCAGCCAGGAGCACAATACTACAATCAGGGAAGGCCATATGGGTACCCTGGTACCAATGACCTCTCGCAGAACATGTATGGTCTTTCCATGCAAGACAGCTCGCATATGGGGATGAACTCGTCCTACCAGACGACACCATCTTCGTCTTCCATGGGGCAACCCATCAGGCCATCGAGACCTGAGGACAAGCTTTTCGGCGACCTTCTAAGTATCGCCAAGACGAAGCAGAACAGAGCTTCATGA
- the LOC100821912 gene encoding TOM1-like protein 9 isoform X1 produces MAGSMVDRATSDMLIGPDWAKNMEICDICNRDPGQSKDVVKALRKRIVHKNPKVQLLALTLLETAIKNCGDIFQMHVAERDVLHEMVKMVKKKSDPRVKEKILVLIDTWQEALGGPRARYPQYYAAYHELVRAGAQFPKRTERPAPLFNGQSQAANSMRSPDQRDEAESSAGNDFPALNTTEIQNARGIMDVLAEMLNALDPGNREGLRQEVIVELVDQCRTYKQRVVQLVNTASDEELLSQGLALNDDLQRVLAKHDAIAAGIAVRVEKKPKSLQALVDTEDSANQDSKKEQALVDIDDPTSQDSKTEPNQSTSDQSPFEQLALPAPPMSNGSATHPPKPDSGIDLLSWDDTPSTAENSLALVPVTDPLADSTSNQNALAIVDIFSQTSTATSSAKPLDPFGLNSSPALQGSQPYNIPTQQPLQSQQPPQQAALYPNGGAVNPGTSYDHASQFNHTNSGWNGQAANHATPPPQQMNYDDQSGSLPPPPWEAQSVPSNEMSNGQLGGMQSLPTSQPGSVQPLQPQNNHMGGLQTQPMYNNQPGAMLPQTMQSSQTIGAQMQPGYGNQFGHQPQHSMPMPGMQFAGMQHSPMPGVQQPAMMYGQQMPGTQFGGMPHQQMYGGQMAAAAYAAYGYMQQPGAQYYNQGRPYGYPGTNDLSQNMYGLSMQDSSHMGMNSSYQTTPSSSSMGQPIRPSRPEDKLFGDLLSIAKTKQNRAS; encoded by the exons atggctGGCTCCATGGTGGACCGGGCCACCAGCGACATGCTCATCGGCCCCGACTGGGCCAAGAACATGGAGATCTGCGACATCTGCAACCGCGACCCCGG GCAATCAAAAGATGTTGTGAAGGCTCTCAGGAAAAGGATTGTGCACAAAAATCCGAAAGTTCAGCTTCTTGCGCTAACT CTGTTGGAAACTGCAATCAAGAACTGTGGGGATATATTCCAAATGCATGTTGCAGAGAGAGATGTGTTGCATGAGATGGTGAAGATGGTAAAGAAAAAG TCTGATCCACGTGTGAAAGAGAAGATTTTGGTTCTCATAGATACATGGCAAGAAGCTTTGGGTGGACCACGTGCAAGATATCCACAATACTATGCAGCTTACCATGAGTTGGTG CGTGCTGGAGCTCAATTCCCCAAGAGAACTGAGAGACCCGCACCACTGTTTAATGGGCAGTCTCAAGCAGCAAATAGTATGCGTAGTCCTGATCAACGGGATGAAGCTGAGTCTTCTGCTGGAAATGACTTCCCTGCTCTGAA TACGACAGAGATTCAGAATGCTCGTGGTATCATGGATGTACTAGCAGAGATGCTGAATGCTCTAGACCCTGGAAACAGAGAG GGACTAAGGCAAGAGGTAATTGTGGAGCTTGTTGATCAATGCCGCACTTACAAGCAGAGAGTGGTACAGCTGGTTAATACTGCCTC GGATGAGGAACTTTTATCACAGGGTCTTGCATTGAATGATGATTTGCAGCGTGTTCTAGCAAAACATGACGCGATTGCTGCAGGCATTGCGGTTAGAGTGGAGAAAAAACCAAAGTCTCTACAGGCGCTTGTAGATACTGAGGATTCTGCAAATCAAGACTCTAAGAAAGAGCAGGCACTAGTAGATATTGATGATCCCACAAGCCAAGATTCTAAAACAGAGCCTAATCAAAG TACAAGTGACCAGTCTCCATTTGAGCAACTAGCGCTTCCAGCACCGCCGATGTCGAATGGTTCAGCAACCCACCCCCCAAAACCTGATTCTGGCATTGATCTTCTTAGCTGGGATGATACACCATCTACAGCAGAAAATTCTTTGGCTCTTGTCCCAGTCACTGATCCACTGGCTGACTCTACTTCAAATCAAAATGCACTGGCAATCGTGGATATATTTTCTCAAACCAGTACCGCTACTAGCAGTGCCAAACCACTTGACCCCTTCGGTCTCAATTCAAGTCCCGCTCTTCAGGGATCACAGCCATACAACATTCCAACTCAGCAGCCTTTACAATCACAACAGCCTCCTCAGCAGGCGGCGCTCTATCCTAATGGGGGTGCTGTAAACCCTGGAACATCTTATGATCATGCATCCCAGTTTAATCACACGAATTCTGGATGGAATGGTCAAGCTGCTAACCATGCCACACCCCCACCTCAGCAAATGAATTATG ATGACCAAAGTGGATCccttccgccgcctccatgggaAGCTCAGTCCGTACCAAGCAATGAAATGTCCAATGGCCAATTGGGAGGTATGCAATCACTGCCAACAAGCCAGCCAGGTAGCGTGCAGCCACTACAACCGCAGAACAACCATATGGGAGGTCTACAAACCCAGCCGATGTATAACAACCAACCGGGTGCTATGCTACCTCAGACAATGCAATCCAGCCAAACTATTGGAGCACAGATGCAGCCAGGTTATGGGAACCAGTTTGGACATCAGCCACAACATTCCATGCCCATGCCAGGTATGCAATTCGCCGGTATGCAACATTCGCCGATGCCAGGGGTGCAACAGCCAGCGATGATGTACGGTCAACAAATGCCAGGCACACAGTTTGGAGGAATGCCACATCAGCAAATGTATGGTGGtcagatggcggcggcggcatacGCGGCATACGGTTATATGCAGCAGCCAGGAGCACAATACTACAATCAGGGAAGGCCATATGGGTACCCTGGTACCAATGACCTCTCGCAGAACATGTATGGTCTTTCCATGCAAGACAGCTCGCATATGGGGATGAACTCGTCCTACCAGACGACACCATCTTCGTCTTCCATGGGGCAACCCATCAGGCCATCGAGACCTGAGGACAAGCTTTTCGGCGACCTTCTAAGTATCGCCAAGACGAAGCAGAACAGAGCTTCATGA